TCAAGTTCACGCTCGACCTCGAAGCCCTGCGTGAAGACCGGCGGTGATCGCCGTCGACACCAGCTCGTTCGTCGCCTACCTCTCGGGGGCGGAAGGGCCCGACGTGGACGCGACGGGCTGGGCGCTCGAGCACAGTCAGGCGGCCGTGCCGCCCGTAGTGCTGACAGAGCTGCTGAGCGACCCCGGGCTCGCTCCCGACGTGAAGGATCTCTTCGTCAGGCTGCCACTGTTGGATGTCACCCTCGGGTATTGGGAGCGGGCCGGCCTGCTGCGCGCGAAGGTCCTCGCCCGGGGGCGCCGAGCCCGCCTGGCCGACACGCTCATCGCGCAG
The DNA window shown above is from Candidatus Methylomirabilota bacterium and carries:
- a CDS encoding PIN domain-containing protein; protein product: MIAVDTSSFVAYLSGAEGPDVDATGWALEHSQAAVPPVVLTELLSDPGLAPDVKDLFVRLPLLDVTLGYWERAGLLRAKVLARGRRARLADTLIAQSCLDHDVELVTRDADFRPFVRAGGLRLFSARGVR